A stretch of the Porifericola rhodea genome encodes the following:
- the ruvC gene encoding crossover junction endodeoxyribonuclease RuvC has protein sequence MQKERLQEKIILGIDPGTQIMGYGILMISYDQKKHKQLELLQYGVIRLTKYKQHELKLKKIFERVLGLIDEYVPDEVALEAPFYGKNVQSMLKLGRAQGVAMAAALSRQIPIVEYAPKKVKQSVTGNGNASKEQVANMLQSLLKFPSQPSADQQLLDATDALAVALCHHYQKATPARQAKSWKAFVADNPDRIKK, from the coding sequence ATGCAAAAGGAAAGACTGCAGGAGAAAATTATCTTAGGTATAGACCCCGGTACCCAAATTATGGGCTATGGCATATTGATGATTAGCTACGATCAGAAAAAACACAAACAGCTTGAGCTTTTACAATATGGTGTAATCCGCCTTACAAAGTATAAGCAGCATGAGTTGAAGCTAAAAAAGATTTTTGAGAGGGTACTTGGTCTTATTGATGAATATGTGCCCGATGAAGTAGCATTGGAAGCCCCTTTTTACGGTAAAAATGTACAGTCTATGCTTAAACTAGGACGAGCACAGGGTGTAGCAATGGCTGCTGCTCTTAGCAGGCAGATTCCCATTGTAGAATATGCTCCTAAAAAAGTAAAACAATCTGTAACCGGCAATGGCAACGCTTCTAAAGAACAGGTAGCTAATATGTTACAAAGCCTGCTCAAATTTCCCAGCCAGCCCTCTGCCGATCAGCAGCTTTTAGATGCTACCGATGCTTTGGCAGTAGCCCTCTGCCACCATTATCAGAAAGCTACCCCTGCCAGACAGGCTAAAAGCTGGAAGGCTTTTGTAGCAGATAACCCAGACCGAATTAAAAAATAA
- a CDS encoding CheR family methyltransferase: MQEIEIADIRRITEVVKSRYGYDFTDYAMSSFKRRMQRILELYKFTSADQLIKKIETDSQFFETFLAEITVNVTEMFRDPSFWREIRDHIIPNILLNHDSFSIWHAGCSSGEEVISMTILLKEMGILDKVNIIATDIDKPILDRAMRAEYSLKNMELNEKNYIRFQGTESVKSYYEEKNGIAAFDKSLIEKVSFRNFDLVRGNPFNKFDLILCRNVMIYFNQNLQNNVLKKLHESLFKYGYLAIGSKESLIWCEIANRFIVANNEEKIYKKIKE, translated from the coding sequence ATGCAGGAAATAGAGATTGCCGATATAAGACGAATCACAGAAGTAGTAAAAAGCCGTTATGGCTACGATTTTACCGACTATGCCATGTCTTCTTTTAAAAGGAGGATGCAACGTATACTGGAGCTTTACAAATTTACCAGTGCGGATCAGTTAATCAAGAAAATTGAGACTGACTCCCAGTTCTTTGAGACCTTTCTGGCAGAAATTACTGTCAACGTAACTGAGATGTTCCGTGATCCTTCGTTCTGGAGAGAAATACGTGATCATATCATTCCTAATATTTTACTTAACCATGATAGTTTCAGTATCTGGCATGCAGGGTGTTCATCTGGAGAAGAAGTAATTTCAATGACTATCCTTCTTAAGGAAATGGGAATACTGGACAAAGTAAATATCATAGCTACAGATATAGATAAGCCAATTCTGGATAGGGCCATGCGAGCAGAGTACTCACTGAAAAATATGGAACTAAACGAGAAAAATTATATCCGCTTTCAAGGTACCGAGTCAGTAAAAAGCTATTATGAGGAAAAGAATGGAATCGCAGCATTTGATAAATCTCTGATAGAGAAAGTCTCTTTCCGTAATTTTGACCTGGTAAGAGGAAACCCCTTCAATAAATTTGATCTGATATTGTGTCGGAATGTCATGATCTATTTCAACCAAAATCTTCAAAACAATGTGCTTAAAAAGCTACACGAAAGCTTATTTAAGTATGGCTACCTGGCTATAGGCTCTAAAGAGTCTCTTATCTGGTGTGAGATAGCAAACCGCTTTATTGTAGCCAATAACGAAGAAAAGATTTACAAGAAGATTAAGGAATAA
- a CDS encoding M16 family metallopeptidase, which translates to MTLDRRVAPPARPIRHVEFLEAETIKLSNGIPVHMIKSGKQEVVGLELIFRSGGVRHEQKSGVAFFTNKMLAEGTATNNSEQISHEIDKYGAYLQLSPSLDYSTVDLYMLSRHAQPLLSTLRSLITDSQFPEDELDKLKTIQQQHLKVSNQKSNILASKKLRAALFGEEHPYGRALTEEAIEAVNQDDLQSFYRQQLRNHLEIVISGDVNTEVLQIVEQYFGNISLVDSAPAEDTLPAVSITSEKRVLIERPDNLQSSIRIGKPLLTKEHPDYHKMQVLNTVFGGYFGSRLMRNIREEKGLTYGINSGQVTLQDAGYFVIGTEVKKEFTAQVIAEIHKEMAHLRDFPLDNSELNTVKNYMAGRLLSSVDTPFALAEKFKNIHLYGLTYDFYKNYLNTINTIDAKTLQETAQKYLTEENMVDVIIGAYQ; encoded by the coding sequence ATGACATTAGATAGAAGAGTAGCACCTCCTGCCAGACCCATCCGACACGTAGAATTTTTGGAAGCAGAAACTATAAAGCTTTCCAATGGTATACCCGTGCATATGATAAAATCAGGTAAGCAGGAGGTAGTAGGTTTGGAGCTGATATTCAGAAGTGGGGGGGTACGGCACGAGCAAAAAAGCGGTGTGGCTTTCTTTACCAATAAAATGCTGGCTGAGGGTACTGCTACTAATAATTCTGAACAGATTTCGCATGAAATAGATAAGTACGGAGCCTATTTACAGCTCTCTCCCAGTCTGGACTACTCCACCGTTGATCTGTACATGTTAAGTAGGCATGCCCAGCCTTTACTGTCTACATTGAGATCCCTCATTACTGACTCTCAGTTTCCTGAAGATGAGCTGGACAAACTAAAAACAATACAGCAGCAGCACCTTAAAGTAAGTAATCAGAAATCAAATATACTGGCTTCTAAAAAGCTACGAGCTGCACTCTTTGGCGAAGAGCATCCTTACGGTCGTGCACTTACTGAGGAGGCTATAGAAGCTGTAAATCAGGACGATCTGCAAAGTTTCTACCGTCAACAACTGCGTAACCATCTTGAGATCGTAATCTCAGGAGATGTAAATACAGAAGTGTTGCAGATTGTTGAGCAGTATTTTGGGAATATTTCGTTGGTAGATAGCGCTCCTGCAGAAGATACTTTGCCTGCTGTTAGTATCACATCTGAAAAGAGGGTATTAATAGAGCGCCCGGATAATTTGCAATCCTCTATTCGTATCGGTAAGCCTTTGCTCACAAAAGAGCATCCAGATTACCACAAAATGCAGGTGCTAAACACTGTGTTTGGGGGGTATTTTGGTTCTAGGCTTATGCGTAATATTCGCGAAGAAAAAGGCTTAACTTACGGAATCAACTCAGGACAGGTAACGCTGCAAGATGCCGGATATTTTGTAATAGGTACTGAGGTTAAAAAGGAGTTTACGGCTCAGGTGATAGCGGAAATTCATAAAGAAATGGCTCATTTACGTGACTTTCCTCTAGATAATAGTGAACTAAATACCGTAAAAAACTACATGGCTGGAAGATTGCTCTCATCTGTTGACACTCCCTTCGCTTTAGCAGAAAAATTTAAAAATATCCATCTTTATGGTCTTACCTATGATTTCTATAAAAACTACCTGAATACCATCAATACAATTGATGCCAAAACTCTGCAAGAAACCGCTCAGAAGTATCTTACAGAAGAAAATATGGTAGATGTTATCATAGGAGCCTACCAGTAG
- a CDS encoding chemotaxis protein CheB, translating to MSQYNLSNIYKAVVIGGSAGSFQGVTKLLSCLPEDFELPIIMCLHRLKHVRNGFVEALSIKSIKEVTEPIDKESIKKGGVYLAPSNYHLSVELGNRFSLSTEEMFNNSRPAIDITLETAAYVYKQKLVGILLSGANKDGAIGMMKIKQRGGMTIVQDPEECMIDTMPKAALELTEIDHVLKIDQILNFLIELNKQYK from the coding sequence ATGAGCCAATACAACTTAAGTAACATTTATAAAGCTGTTGTTATCGGAGGGTCGGCCGGAAGTTTTCAGGGCGTCACCAAGCTGTTATCATGCCTGCCCGAAGACTTTGAGCTTCCTATTATTATGTGCTTACATCGGCTCAAGCATGTTCGTAATGGGTTTGTAGAAGCTTTGTCTATCAAGAGTATAAAGGAAGTTACAGAACCTATTGACAAAGAAAGCATAAAAAAAGGAGGTGTCTATCTGGCTCCATCTAACTACCACCTTTCTGTGGAGCTTGGTAACAGGTTTTCTCTCTCTACTGAAGAGATGTTCAATAATTCCCGCCCTGCTATAGATATCACCCTGGAAACAGCCGCTTATGTGTACAAGCAGAAGCTGGTAGGTATATTACTCTCGGGGGCAAATAAAGATGGTGCTATTGGCATGATGAAGATAAAGCAAAGAGGAGGGATGACAATTGTGCAAGATCCAGAAGAGTGCATGATAGATACCATGCCGAAAGCCGCACTTGAGCTTACTGAAATAGATCATGTATTAAAAATAGATCAGATTTTGAATTTTCTTATCGAGTTAAACAAACAATATAAATAG
- a CDS encoding HAD family hydrolase translates to MNTNIAIIFDMDGVIVDNHNYHLKSWLQFFEKHNISMTEEEYKQKVNGRTMEEILTNIMNKDLPKDELTALGEEKESVYRDIYRPHIKPTDGLAVFLKELEERNVPRAVATSAPTVNVDFTMEYTKLRHFFPTIVDSTMVTKGKPDPEVYLTAAKKLDMAPARCVVFEDAILGMQAGKNAGMKVVALATTHKREELEGENMDYIIDDFTDLTIEKLYSELKM, encoded by the coding sequence ATGAACACCAACATTGCAATTATATTTGATATGGATGGCGTGATTGTGGACAACCACAATTATCATCTTAAATCATGGCTTCAGTTTTTTGAAAAACACAATATTTCTATGACTGAAGAGGAATACAAGCAGAAAGTCAATGGTCGTACTATGGAAGAAATTCTGACCAACATCATGAACAAAGATCTGCCTAAAGATGAACTAACTGCTTTAGGCGAAGAGAAAGAGTCAGTTTATCGGGACATTTACCGTCCGCACATTAAACCTACAGATGGCCTGGCGGTCTTTCTTAAAGAGCTGGAAGAAAGAAATGTACCTCGTGCCGTGGCTACCTCTGCCCCTACTGTCAATGTGGACTTTACCATGGAATACACCAAACTTCGCCACTTCTTCCCTACCATTGTAGACTCTACTATGGTTACTAAGGGCAAGCCCGATCCGGAGGTTTACCTTACTGCTGCTAAAAAATTAGATATGGCCCCGGCACGCTGTGTGGTTTTTGAAGATGCAATATTAGGAATGCAGGCAGGTAAAAATGCGGGAATGAAAGTAGTAGCCCTTGCCACCACTCATAAGCGCGAAGAGCTAGAAGGCGAAAATATGGACTACATTATAGATGACTTTACCGACCTTACTATAGAAAAACTCTATTCTGAGCTTAAAATGTAA
- a CDS encoding GAF domain-containing protein, with protein sequence MQAITKKLGFTFTILFFIGVAYSAYSLYELPSQMMHAATVVDLNVIGQLQPTLFKLYIICGATALVGLAAITFNSINSRSHQSAALATSKKSEAKSEAQSAEEIQHAEGKIQIDSNAIEEVMSEEEDKSVVFNKVLSLICNEVEASQAAAYITREEEDAHFIDLFASYAYHVPEGEKKSFRYGEGLAGQVAKEGKLVNIDAIPEGYIKILSGLGSASPRHLLIIPLKEADKVVGVVEIASFHAFSRHHESALQHAFDKLALKLVNDDNVSLEKAKR encoded by the coding sequence ATGCAAGCTATTACAAAGAAGCTAGGCTTTACCTTCACTATCTTATTTTTTATAGGAGTAGCTTACTCAGCCTATAGTTTATACGAACTACCCAGTCAGATGATGCACGCTGCAACAGTAGTAGATTTAAATGTGATAGGCCAGTTACAGCCCACCCTATTCAAGTTATATATCATTTGTGGCGCTACCGCCTTGGTAGGTTTGGCAGCGATTACTTTTAACAGTATAAACTCACGCTCACATCAATCTGCTGCTTTAGCTACCAGCAAGAAGTCTGAAGCTAAATCGGAAGCACAGTCTGCAGAAGAGATACAGCATGCAGAAGGTAAAATACAAATTGATAGCAATGCTATTGAGGAAGTTATGAGTGAAGAAGAGGATAAGTCAGTTGTATTCAATAAAGTCCTTTCTTTGATATGCAATGAAGTAGAGGCTAGTCAGGCTGCTGCTTATATAACTCGAGAGGAAGAAGATGCTCACTTTATAGATCTTTTTGCGTCTTACGCTTACCATGTTCCAGAAGGAGAAAAGAAATCGTTCCGCTATGGTGAAGGCCTTGCTGGACAGGTAGCTAAGGAAGGAAAGCTGGTAAATATCGATGCAATTCCAGAAGGTTACATCAAGATACTTTCAGGTTTGGGAAGCGCATCCCCCAGACATCTGCTTATTATCCCTCTTAAAGAAGCGGATAAGGTAGTAGGCGTAGTAGAAATTGCTTCTTTTCACGCATTCAGCCGTCATCATGAGTCTGCTCTTCAGCATGCTTTTGACAAACTGGCACTAAAACTAGTAAATGATGACAATGTAAGTTTAGAAAAAGCTAAGCGCTAA
- a CDS encoding DUF3616 domain-containing protein codes for MHTPKHEKILLQFDEESNVADCEIRSELSTIARTGSNLWLAFDEGAGLERLSINDKTYSKHTRFLLSDYISLPAEDEEIDIEGIAYADHYLWLAGSHSLKRSKPDKEKDSVTKQIKSLAKVKNDPNRYTIARIPVILNEKTGEYQLYKQHPNPDKPKEILRATKIKAGKKNSKLSQALRKDKHIGPFMHIPGKDNGMDIEGIAVRNGRIMLGLRGPVLRGYALIIEIAVEEKKGKLKLKKIGKHKNKYRKHFVHLRGMGIRELAYAKDDLLILAGPTMDCDGTIGLYRMKGGPKDKKESITHEEGIEQLFNIAMGHETPYGKDKAEGITLTEDEKIMVVYDAPADERMVGDSDAYADIFPYQ; via the coding sequence ATGCATACTCCTAAACATGAAAAAATCCTTCTGCAATTTGATGAAGAAAGTAATGTAGCGGACTGCGAAATTAGAAGTGAGCTTTCTACCATTGCCCGTACCGGCAGTAACCTTTGGCTGGCTTTTGACGAAGGAGCTGGTCTGGAGCGCTTAAGTATAAATGATAAAACCTACAGTAAGCACACCCGCTTTCTGTTAAGCGACTACATCTCTCTACCCGCCGAAGATGAAGAGATAGATATAGAGGGTATTGCTTATGCTGACCATTACCTCTGGCTTGCAGGCTCACATAGCCTTAAGCGTAGTAAGCCGGATAAAGAAAAAGACTCCGTAACCAAGCAGATAAAATCACTGGCTAAAGTAAAGAACGACCCTAACCGCTATACTATCGCTCGTATACCGGTTATTCTTAATGAAAAAACAGGCGAGTATCAGCTATATAAGCAACATCCAAACCCCGATAAGCCTAAAGAAATTTTGAGAGCTACCAAAATTAAAGCTGGTAAAAAAAATAGTAAGCTTAGCCAAGCTCTTCGTAAGGATAAGCACATTGGCCCTTTTATGCATATACCTGGTAAAGATAATGGTATGGATATAGAAGGTATAGCCGTACGTAATGGTCGTATTATGCTGGGGCTAAGAGGTCCGGTCCTCAGAGGGTATGCTCTGATTATAGAAATAGCGGTAGAAGAGAAGAAAGGCAAGCTTAAGTTGAAAAAGATTGGTAAACACAAAAATAAATACCGTAAACACTTTGTACACTTGCGGGGAATGGGCATACGAGAGCTGGCTTATGCTAAGGATGACCTTCTTATACTGGCAGGCCCAACAATGGACTGTGATGGTACCATTGGTCTTTATCGTATGAAGGGGGGACCAAAAGACAAAAAAGAAAGCATTACTCACGAAGAAGGTATAGAGCAACTATTCAACATAGCTATGGGCCATGAAACGCCCTACGGTAAAGACAAGGCAGAAGGCATAACCCTTACTGAAGATGAGAAAATAATGGTAGTTTACGATGCCCCTGCCGATGAACGTATGGTTGGCGATAGCGATGCCTATGCCGATATATTTCCTTACCAATAA
- a CDS encoding PAS domain S-box protein, whose translation MFKKINISSKVTTLVLTVVLVTVVAISFTAYNLVNGNLQDQYLKRLGVITRLKKDQVETFFSQQKSDAGKLVQKLSVAQVVANMNSFESSEDSAAVYELVASEINSLLNSNQNLQNIYLLSPQGKILHSTDDNPSQQTGEHFMDPDGNVLTESLSGIHFSHIYKKNDKYYLLMGTPLEDKSGIVMSEIKAEPIFALVNDTTGLGSSGEILLSRLYKDKAIFLSPSRHIGTSSLSKSISFNDTKQQAVQRAVQQTAGATIDTDYRAQEVLAAWDYIPTVEWGIVSKVDVSEVNGDLRAIIIKFFIAGVVVVLIALLISALFSRRLIEPLLSLKDTFTLMNQGILPESVAKQSEDEIGQMAEITGQFTKSLRRTAEFAHEIGEGDFDTEFQPLSEEDTLGNALINMRNSIQESERRDKERNWIVTGVAEIGDILRSHNNLNELGDAVVAYVTDKINAVQGAFYVVNDEDKDNTFIEMKASYAYNKKKHLKGQFKFAEGLVGQSAIEQDTILRTEIPYDYVTVTSGLLGDQRPEALLIVPLIANEQVYGVLEFAGFEKFSARDVKFVEEISLIIARTVFNIKVNEKTRRLLSESQKMSNELQEQQEVLRQNAEEMQATQEELQRTNQQLEEQIDEVERTQKRMASLLENASEVITIYEEDGSIRYISPSVKRIFGYTQQDMIGQSDAQYIKGDGEEVFKQMFQTLLDNPKESVTVQYIYQTKDGNEVWVETTGNNLLDDPAVEGIVLNSRDITERKRAEQEERMRSKMQALSENSPDLITRFDQEGTFFYINPTIESYTGKKPDHFLHKNVIDADLNTTVVEQWLQILSDVKETQDKVAKEIDFPAEDGEHIMHVNAIPEFDEENALESVLVVSHDITERKLIELEIQNKNKKINDSINYAQRIQGAILPDNKIIRSVFPDSFIFYKARDVVSGDFPWFLQRGEDVFIAAVDCTGHGVPGALISLIGYFLLNDIVRSRKITDPGMILDQLDEGVTQTLRQDSDESKSKDGMDISICRINKNEVQYAGAHRPLYHMKEGEMNEIKGDKFPIGGGIFKNQTNFTTHTLKMSKGDSIYFCSDGFPDQFGGPDNRKFGPKRTRALIAENHERSMDEVGEALATAWTDWKGEEKQTDDVLMIGIKF comes from the coding sequence ATGTTTAAAAAAATAAACATAAGCAGCAAGGTAACTACATTAGTACTCACAGTGGTGCTGGTCACTGTAGTAGCTATCAGTTTTACTGCTTACAACCTGGTAAATGGCAACTTACAGGACCAGTATCTTAAAAGACTGGGCGTGATTACCCGTCTTAAAAAAGATCAGGTTGAGACATTTTTTAGCCAGCAAAAATCTGATGCCGGTAAACTGGTACAGAAACTATCTGTTGCGCAGGTAGTAGCGAATATGAACAGTTTTGAGAGTAGCGAAGATAGTGCAGCAGTGTATGAGCTTGTAGCTAGCGAGATTAACAGCTTACTCAACAGCAATCAAAACTTACAAAATATTTACCTTCTTAGTCCACAGGGCAAAATATTGCATAGTACAGATGATAACCCTAGTCAGCAAACAGGAGAGCACTTTATGGATCCTGATGGAAATGTACTGACTGAGTCACTATCAGGTATACACTTTAGCCATATCTACAAGAAGAATGATAAATACTACCTTCTAATGGGTACTCCACTTGAAGACAAAAGTGGAATTGTAATGTCCGAAATCAAGGCAGAGCCTATTTTTGCCTTGGTAAACGATACTACAGGCTTAGGTAGTAGTGGCGAAATATTACTAAGCAGGCTCTATAAAGACAAAGCTATATTCTTAAGCCCTTCAAGGCACATAGGTACTTCTTCCTTATCAAAAAGTATTTCATTTAATGATACTAAGCAGCAGGCGGTACAGAGAGCTGTACAACAGACTGCAGGCGCTACAATTGATACAGATTACAGAGCTCAGGAAGTTTTAGCTGCCTGGGATTATATTCCTACTGTAGAGTGGGGAATTGTAAGTAAAGTAGATGTGAGCGAGGTAAATGGAGATCTCAGAGCAATCATTATCAAGTTCTTTATTGCAGGGGTAGTTGTTGTGTTGATAGCACTCCTGATTAGTGCCCTCTTCTCGCGCCGACTTATAGAGCCTCTTCTATCACTAAAGGATACATTCACTTTAATGAATCAGGGTATACTGCCTGAGAGTGTGGCTAAACAAAGTGAAGATGAGATTGGTCAGATGGCTGAAATTACCGGACAGTTTACAAAATCTTTGCGCCGTACTGCAGAATTTGCCCATGAGATAGGGGAAGGAGATTTTGATACAGAGTTTCAGCCACTTAGTGAAGAGGATACACTTGGCAATGCTCTGATCAATATGCGTAACAGCATTCAGGAGTCAGAAAGAAGAGACAAAGAAAGAAACTGGATTGTAACAGGTGTAGCTGAGATAGGAGATATACTTCGTTCTCACAACAATCTGAATGAGTTAGGAGACGCGGTAGTAGCATACGTTACTGACAAGATTAACGCAGTGCAGGGTGCTTTCTATGTTGTCAATGATGAAGATAAAGACAACACCTTTATTGAAATGAAGGCTAGCTATGCCTACAATAAGAAAAAACACCTTAAAGGTCAGTTTAAGTTTGCAGAAGGCTTAGTAGGTCAGTCAGCCATAGAGCAGGATACTATTCTTAGAACAGAAATTCCATATGACTATGTTACAGTTACCTCTGGTCTTTTAGGAGACCAGCGTCCTGAGGCATTATTGATAGTTCCGCTTATCGCCAACGAACAAGTGTACGGAGTTTTAGAATTTGCTGGCTTTGAGAAGTTTAGTGCACGTGATGTTAAGTTTGTAGAAGAGATTAGTCTGATTATCGCTCGTACGGTGTTTAACATTAAAGTTAACGAAAAGACACGTCGCTTATTGAGTGAGTCTCAGAAGATGAGTAATGAGCTACAGGAACAACAGGAAGTACTGAGACAAAATGCTGAAGAAATGCAAGCAACTCAGGAAGAATTGCAGCGCACCAACCAGCAATTAGAAGAGCAAATTGATGAGGTGGAACGTACCCAGAAACGTATGGCTTCACTTCTTGAAAATGCATCTGAAGTTATTACAATCTATGAGGAAGACGGAAGCATACGCTACATAAGCCCTTCAGTAAAGAGAATATTTGGCTATACTCAACAGGATATGATTGGGCAAAGTGATGCTCAATATATTAAAGGTGATGGAGAGGAAGTGTTTAAGCAAATGTTCCAGACACTTCTAGACAATCCTAAAGAGTCAGTTACAGTACAGTATATCTACCAGACCAAAGATGGAAATGAAGTATGGGTAGAAACTACCGGAAACAACCTTCTTGATGACCCTGCTGTAGAAGGTATAGTACTTAACTCTCGTGATATTACGGAAAGAAAAAGAGCAGAACAGGAAGAGCGTATGCGAAGTAAAATGCAAGCTCTTTCAGAGAACTCTCCTGACTTAATTACTCGTTTTGACCAGGAAGGTACATTCTTCTATATTAATCCTACTATTGAAAGCTATACTGGCAAAAAGCCAGATCATTTCTTGCATAAAAATGTTATAGATGCAGACCTGAATACTACGGTAGTAGAGCAGTGGCTACAAATATTGAGTGATGTAAAAGAAACTCAGGATAAGGTAGCTAAAGAGATTGATTTTCCTGCCGAAGATGGTGAGCACATTATGCACGTCAATGCGATTCCTGAATTTGATGAAGAAAACGCCTTGGAGTCAGTACTTGTGGTCTCACACGATATTACTGAGCGTAAACTGATTGAGCTGGAAATTCAGAATAAGAATAAAAAGATCAACGATAGTATAAACTATGCTCAAAGAATCCAGGGCGCTATACTACCGGATAATAAAATCATAAGAAGTGTATTTCCAGACTCCTTTATTTTCTACAAGGCTCGTGATGTTGTAAGTGGAGACTTTCCTTGGTTCCTACAGAGAGGGGAAGATGTCTTTATCGCTGCGGTAGACTGTACAGGTCATGGAGTACCAGGAGCTTTAATATCGTTAATCGGTTATTTCCTATTGAATGATATTGTAAGAAGTAGAAAAATTACTGACCCGGGCATGATTCTAGACCAGTTAGACGAAGGTGTAACTCAGACACTTCGCCAAGATAGTGACGAATCTAAGTCTAAGGATGGAATGGATATCTCAATCTGCCGGATCAACAAAAATGAAGTTCAGTATGCAGGAGCGCACCGTCCACTTTACCATATGAAGGAGGGAGAGATGAATGAGATTAAAGGTGATAAATTCCCTATTGGTGGTGGTATTTTTAAGAACCAAACAAACTTTACTACACATACGCTTAAAATGAGCAAAGGAGACTCTATCTATTTCTGTTCAGATGGCTTCCCAGATCAGTTTGGCGGGCCTGATAACCGAAAGTTTGGCCCTAAACGTACCAG
- a CDS encoding glycosyltransferase yields MLYLGLAISLLTFIYALFILYLWHFWRKVEPFKLETSEKNSSRLSIVIPVRNEASNIINLLQDLDRQRWPDGSSFAQGQVEVIVVDDHSEDSTKELVQNFDNQCIKLRVLSLNLPDDFKGSHKKAAISKAIAIAQGKYIITTDGDCRVDKNWLAAYLQFFARQQAVMISAPVTFSPTHSLFEKMQQIEFASLIGTGGACLSAGYPNMCNGANLAFSKEAFIAVDGYLGNMHIPSGDDEFLIQKLSRHYPGQIHFMKSSAALICTTAQQSLRNFYYQRKRWASKWKLHKSMTTAFLALFVFSFHALLIVTVLCSIAGFFAWQWALCLLGLKAGLELLFLRAVLKDMKQVISFRIFLLLQLIYSPYAVFFGIVANFGGYQWKKRRYA; encoded by the coding sequence ATGCTCTATCTAGGCCTGGCTATTAGTTTGCTCACATTTATTTATGCGCTGTTTATACTATATCTCTGGCATTTCTGGAGAAAGGTAGAACCCTTTAAACTTGAAACGTCTGAGAAAAATAGTAGTAGGCTTAGTATAGTTATTCCGGTAAGAAATGAAGCCTCTAATATCATTAACCTTTTGCAAGATTTAGATAGGCAGCGTTGGCCAGATGGTAGTTCTTTTGCTCAAGGTCAGGTAGAAGTTATTGTAGTTGATGATCATTCTGAGGATAGTACTAAAGAGTTGGTTCAAAATTTTGATAATCAGTGTATTAAGCTGCGTGTTTTGTCGCTGAACTTGCCTGATGATTTTAAGGGCTCGCACAAAAAAGCTGCAATTAGTAAGGCAATTGCTATAGCACAAGGGAAGTACATAATTACTACCGATGGAGACTGTAGAGTGGATAAAAACTGGTTAGCTGCTTATCTTCAGTTTTTTGCCAGGCAGCAGGCAGTAATGATTTCGGCCCCTGTCACTTTTTCTCCAACCCATAGCCTTTTTGAGAAAATGCAGCAGATAGAGTTTGCCAGTCTTATTGGTACTGGTGGAGCATGCCTTAGTGCAGGCTACCCTAATATGTGCAATGGAGCTAATCTCGCGTTTTCAAAAGAGGCGTTTATCGCTGTAGATGGCTATTTGGGCAATATGCATATTCCTTCTGGTGACGATGAGTTTCTGATTCAGAAGCTCAGTCGCCACTACCCGGGGCAAATTCATTTTATGAAATCTTCGGCCGCATTGATATGCACTACGGCCCAACAAAGTTTAAGAAATTTTTACTACCAACGTAAGCGTTGGGCAAGCAAGTGGAAGTTGCACAAAAGCATGACTACAGCATTTTTAGCCTTATTTGTCTTTAGCTTTCATGCTTTACTTATAGTAACTGTATTATGTTCGATCGCAGGTTTTTTTGCCTGGCAGTGGGCTTTGTGTTTGCTAGGACTTAAAGCCGGACTAGAATTGCTCTTTTTAAGAGCAGTATTAAAGGATATGAAACAGGTAATTTCCTTCAGAATATTCCTGCTTCTCCAGTTAATTTATTCTCCATATGCTGTTTTCTTTGGGATAGTCGCTAACTTTGGCGGCTACCAGTGGAAAAAGAGGCGTTATGCCTAA